One segment of Aquimarina sp. BL5 DNA contains the following:
- a CDS encoding helix-turn-helix domain-containing protein — protein sequence MESLHSNYVKRTQKDYSLSFKLQVVQEIEQGLLTRTQALDKYGIQARSTIRTWLKKYGKFDYDFSVNRSMSKTPEQRILELEQQVKFLEKQKARAEFLAERADKKAIIFDMMIDIAEEEFNIPIRKKHVPELSKNIAKKNKKA from the coding sequence ATGGAGTCATTACATTCAAATTATGTAAAGCGTACACAGAAGGATTACAGTTTATCCTTTAAGCTACAAGTTGTTCAAGAGATTGAACAAGGCTTATTAACAAGAACTCAAGCTTTGGATAAGTATGGTATTCAAGCAAGATCTACGATTCGCACTTGGTTAAAAAAATATGGTAAATTTGATTATGATTTTAGTGTAAATAGATCCATGTCCAAAACACCTGAACAACGTATTTTAGAATTAGAACAGCAAGTCAAGTTTTTAGAGAAACAAAAAGCAAGAGCTGAATTTTTAGCAGAGCGTGCGGATAAGAAAGCAATTATATTTGATATGATGATTGATATCGCCGAAGAGGAATTTAATATTCCGATCAGAAAAAAGCACGTACCCGAGTTATCGAAAAATATAGCCAAGAAAAACAAGAAAGCATAA